The Diaphorobacter ruginosibacter genome contains a region encoding:
- the gyrB gene encoding DNA topoisomerase (ATP-hydrolyzing) subunit B: protein MTAENTQPTPEEPTANQGGPAPAPSAAPSEGYGEGAIQILEGLEAVRKRPGMYIGDTSDGTGLHHLVFEVVDNSIDEALAGFCDDIVVTIHTDNSISVVDNGRGIPTGVKMDDKHEPKRSAAEIALTELHAGGKFNQNSYKVSGGLHGVGVSCVNALSIKLKLVVRRDGQIHQIDFSRGQVQDRIIEVVDGFEISPMKIVGPTEKRGTEVRFLPDTEIFKENYDFHYEILAKRLRELSFLNNGVRIRLVDERTGKEDDFSGAGGVKGFVEFINGTKKVLHPTAFHAIGSRPAETYGGIPGTEIGVEVAMQWNESYGEQVLCFTNNIPQRDGGTHLTGLRAAMTRVIGKYIEQNEFAKKAKVEVTGDDMREGLCAVLSVKVPEPKFSSQTKDKLVSSEVRAPVEDIVAKALTDYLEEKPNDAKMLCGKIVEAARAREAARKAREMTRRKGVLDGMGLPGKLADCQEKDPALCEIYIVEGDSAGGSAKQGRDRKFQAILPLRGKILNVEKARYEKLLSSNEIITLITALGTGIGKASVESGKSGSDDFDPNKLRYHRIIIMTDADVDGAHIRTLLLTFFYRQMPELVERGHIYIAQPPLYKVKNGKEELYLKDASALDSYLLRVALNNASISTGGANARVLQGDELNDLARKHQHAEQVIERLSAFMDAEALRAIADGVEIKLDTVQDAEASAVQLQAKLRELNTNGVPADVAGEFDARTDKPILRISRHHHGNIKSSIITQDFVHGADYAALSEEAHIFRNLMGEGAKATRGEGEKAKEEKVTDFRGAMQWLISEAERTTARQRYKGLGEMNPEQLWETTMDPEVRRLLRVQIDDAIEADRVFTMLMGDEVEPRRDFIETNALRAGNIDV, encoded by the coding sequence ATGACCGCAGAGAACACGCAGCCCACACCTGAAGAGCCGACCGCAAACCAAGGCGGCCCAGCTCCCGCGCCTTCCGCCGCACCGAGCGAAGGCTACGGCGAAGGCGCGATCCAGATCCTCGAAGGCCTGGAGGCCGTGCGCAAGCGCCCCGGCATGTACATCGGCGACACCTCCGACGGCACGGGCCTGCACCACCTCGTGTTCGAAGTGGTGGACAACTCCATCGACGAGGCGCTCGCCGGGTTCTGCGACGACATCGTCGTCACCATCCACACCGACAACTCGATCAGCGTCGTCGACAACGGCCGCGGCATTCCCACGGGCGTGAAGATGGACGACAAGCACGAGCCCAAGCGCTCGGCCGCGGAAATCGCGCTGACCGAACTGCACGCGGGCGGCAAGTTCAACCAGAACAGCTACAAGGTCTCGGGCGGCCTGCACGGCGTGGGCGTGTCCTGCGTGAACGCGCTGTCGATCAAGCTCAAGCTCGTGGTGCGCCGCGACGGCCAGATCCACCAGATCGACTTCTCGCGCGGCCAGGTGCAGGACCGCATCATCGAAGTCGTGGACGGCTTCGAGATCTCGCCCATGAAGATCGTCGGCCCGACCGAAAAGCGCGGCACCGAGGTGCGCTTCCTGCCCGACACCGAGATCTTCAAGGAAAACTACGATTTCCACTATGAAATCCTCGCCAAGCGCCTGCGCGAGCTCTCCTTCCTGAACAACGGCGTGCGCATCCGCCTTGTCGACGAGCGCACCGGCAAGGAAGACGACTTCTCGGGCGCCGGCGGCGTCAAGGGCTTCGTCGAATTCATCAACGGCACCAAGAAGGTGCTGCACCCCACCGCGTTCCACGCCATCGGCTCGCGCCCCGCGGAAACCTACGGCGGCATCCCCGGCACCGAGATCGGCGTGGAAGTGGCCATGCAGTGGAACGAAAGCTACGGCGAGCAGGTGCTGTGCTTCACCAACAACATCCCGCAGCGTGACGGCGGTACCCACCTGACCGGCCTGCGCGCCGCGATGACCCGCGTGATCGGCAAGTACATCGAACAGAATGAGTTCGCCAAGAAGGCCAAGGTGGAAGTCACCGGCGACGACATGCGCGAAGGCCTGTGCGCCGTGCTGTCGGTAAAGGTGCCCGAACCCAAGTTCTCCAGCCAGACCAAGGACAAGCTGGTCAGCTCGGAAGTGCGCGCGCCCGTGGAAGACATCGTCGCCAAGGCACTCACCGACTACCTCGAGGAAAAGCCGAACGACGCCAAGATGCTGTGCGGCAAGATCGTCGAGGCCGCCCGCGCTCGTGAAGCCGCCCGCAAGGCCCGGGAAATGACCCGCCGCAAGGGCGTGCTCGACGGCATGGGCTTGCCCGGCAAGCTGGCCGACTGCCAGGAGAAGGACCCGGCGCTGTGCGAAATCTATATCGTCGAGGGTGACTCCGCTGGCGGCTCCGCCAAGCAGGGCCGCGACCGCAAGTTCCAGGCCATCCTGCCCCTGCGCGGCAAGATCCTGAACGTGGAGAAGGCGCGCTATGAGAAGCTGCTGTCCAGCAATGAAATCATCACGCTGATCACCGCGCTGGGCACCGGCATCGGCAAGGCCAGCGTGGAAAGCGGCAAGAGCGGCTCGGACGACTTCGACCCGAACAAGCTGCGCTACCACCGCATCATCATCATGACCGACGCCGACGTGGACGGCGCGCACATCCGCACCCTGCTGCTGACCTTCTTCTACCGCCAGATGCCCGAGCTGGTCGAACGCGGCCACATCTACATCGCCCAGCCGCCGCTCTACAAGGTGAAGAACGGCAAGGAAGAGCTGTACCTGAAGGACGCCTCCGCGCTCGACAGCTACCTGCTGCGCGTGGCGCTGAACAACGCCAGCATCTCCACCGGCGGCGCCAACGCGCGCGTGCTGCAGGGCGACGAGCTCAACGACCTGGCGCGCAAGCACCAGCACGCCGAACAGGTCATCGAACGCCTGTCCGCCTTCATGGACGCCGAAGCCCTGCGCGCGATCGCCGACGGCGTCGAGATCAAGCTCGACACCGTGCAGGACGCCGAGGCCAGCGCCGTGCAACTGCAGGCCAAGTTGCGCGAGCTCAACACCAACGGCGTGCCCGCCGACGTGGCCGGCGAATTCGACGCCCGCACCGACAAGCCCATCCTGCGCATCAGCCGCCACCACCACGGCAACATCAAGAGCAGCATCATCACGCAGGACTTCGTGCATGGTGCCGACTACGCCGCCCTCTCCGAAGAGGCCCACATCTTCCGCAACCTCATGGGCGAAGGCGCCAAGGCCACCCGCGGCGAGGGCGAAAAGGCCAAGGAAGAAAAGGTGACCGATTTCCGCGGCGCCATGCAATGGCTCATCAGCGAAGCCGAACGCACCACCGCCCGCCAGCGCTACAAGGGCCTGGGCGAGATGAACCCCGAGCAGCTCTGGGAAACCACCATGGACCCCGAAGTCCGCCGCCTGCTGCGCGTGCAGATCGACGACGCGATCGAAGCGGACCGCGTATTCACCATGCTGATGGGCGATGAGGTGGAACCTCGCCGGGACTTCATTGAGACCAATGCGTTGAGGGCGGGGAATATTGATGTTTGA
- the dnaN gene encoding DNA polymerase III subunit beta, with protein sequence MIVLKATQDKVLAVLQSVSGIVERRHTLPILANVLIRKTGNALQLTTSDLEIQIRTTAELGGDTGEFTTTVGARKVIDILKTMPSDQTVSLESSQNKLILKGGKSRFTLQSLPAEDFPLVQEAAGFGPAFSVPQKVLKNLMGQVSFAMAVQDIRYYLNGILFVAEGNTLSLVATDGHRLAFSSATLDVEVPKQEVILPRKTVLELQRLLSDADGAIEMQFANNQAKFSFGGMEFVTKLVEGKFPDYNRVIPRNHKNSITLGRAPLLASLQRTAIMTSDKFKGVRLNLEPGLLRVASNNAEQEEAVDELDIDYGGDTIEIGFNVSYLIDALTNMSQDMVKVELSDNNSSALLTIPDNDNFKYVVMPMRI encoded by the coding sequence ATGATTGTCCTGAAGGCAACACAAGACAAGGTCCTCGCAGTACTGCAATCGGTGTCCGGCATCGTCGAACGCCGCCACACCCTGCCCATCCTGGCCAATGTGCTGATCCGCAAGACAGGCAATGCCCTGCAGCTCACCACCAGCGATCTGGAAATCCAGATCCGCACCACGGCGGAGCTCGGCGGCGATACCGGCGAGTTCACGACCACCGTCGGCGCGCGCAAGGTGATCGACATCCTGAAGACCATGCCTTCGGACCAGACCGTGAGCCTGGAGTCGAGCCAGAACAAGCTCATCCTCAAGGGCGGCAAGAGCCGCTTCACGCTGCAGTCGCTGCCCGCGGAAGACTTCCCGCTGGTGCAGGAAGCCGCCGGCTTCGGCCCCGCGTTCAGCGTGCCGCAGAAGGTGCTCAAGAACCTGATGGGCCAGGTGTCGTTCGCCATGGCGGTGCAGGACATCCGTTACTACCTGAACGGCATCCTGTTCGTGGCCGAAGGCAACACGCTGAGCCTGGTCGCCACCGACGGCCACCGCCTTGCGTTCTCCAGCGCCACGCTCGACGTCGAGGTGCCCAAGCAGGAAGTGATCCTGCCGCGCAAGACCGTGCTGGAACTGCAGCGCCTGCTGTCCGACGCCGATGGCGCCATCGAGATGCAGTTCGCCAACAACCAGGCAAAGTTCTCGTTCGGCGGCATGGAGTTCGTCACCAAGCTGGTCGAGGGCAAGTTCCCCGACTACAACCGCGTGATCCCCCGCAACCACAAGAACAGCATCACGCTGGGCCGCGCACCGCTGCTGGCCAGCCTGCAGCGCACGGCCATCATGACCAGCGACAAGTTCAAGGGCGTGCGCCTGAACCTCGAACCCGGCCTGCTGCGCGTGGCGTCCAACAACGCCGAGCAGGAAGAGGCGGTGGACGAGCTGGACATCGACTATGGCGGCGACACCATCGAGATCGGCTTCAACGTGAGCTATCTCATCGACGCGCTCACCAACATGAGCCAGGACATGGTCAAGGTGGAACTGTCCGACAACAACAGCTCCGCACTGCTCACCATTCCGGACAACGACAACTTCAAGTACGTCGTGATGCCCATGCGTATCTGA
- the dnaA gene encoding chromosomal replication initiator protein DnaA, translating into MIEEPSHPSHDEPGSDAGQGLWQACVEQLAQELPELQFNTWIKPLVAQVEPDLSKVTLFVANRFKLDWIRAQYAGRISAILEGLYGQSIPLELALAQRESVVRKYIPPQPAAQPEPAAAPESAPAAAEENGSGPFRSRLNPALTFDSLVEGTANRMARSAAMHVAASPGHLYNPLFIYGGVGLGKTHLVHAVGNKLLADKPDAKVLYIHAEQFVSDVVKAYQRRTFDDFKARYHSLDLLLIDDVQFFANKDRTQEEFFNAFEALLAKKSHIVMTSDTYPKGLANIHERLVSRFDSGLTVAIEPPELEMRVAILINKARAENADMPEEVAFFVAKNVRSNVRELEGALRKILAYSRFNQKEVSIQLAREALRDLLSIQNRQISVENIQKTVADYYKIKVADMYSKKRPASIARPRQIAMYLAKELTQKSLPEIGELFGGRDHTTVLHAVRKIAGERQQLTELNQQLHVLEQTLKG; encoded by the coding sequence ATGATCGAGGAACCTTCCCATCCTTCCCATGACGAGCCCGGCTCGGATGCTGGGCAAGGTCTGTGGCAAGCCTGCGTGGAGCAGCTTGCACAGGAGCTGCCCGAGCTGCAGTTCAACACCTGGATCAAGCCTTTGGTGGCCCAGGTGGAGCCCGACCTGTCCAAGGTCACCCTGTTCGTGGCCAACCGCTTCAAGCTGGACTGGATCCGCGCGCAATACGCAGGCCGCATTTCGGCCATTCTCGAAGGCCTGTATGGCCAATCCATCCCGCTGGAGTTAGCACTCGCTCAGCGTGAAAGCGTGGTGCGCAAGTACATTCCGCCGCAACCCGCAGCACAGCCCGAGCCCGCCGCCGCGCCCGAATCCGCCCCGGCAGCCGCCGAGGAAAACGGCTCGGGCCCATTCCGCTCGCGCCTGAACCCGGCCCTCACCTTCGATTCGCTGGTGGAAGGTACGGCCAACCGCATGGCGCGCTCGGCGGCCATGCACGTGGCGGCGTCGCCCGGCCACCTGTACAACCCGCTGTTCATCTACGGCGGCGTCGGCCTCGGCAAGACCCACCTGGTGCATGCCGTGGGCAACAAGCTGCTGGCCGACAAGCCGGACGCCAAAGTTCTCTACATCCATGCCGAGCAGTTCGTCTCGGATGTGGTCAAGGCATACCAGCGCCGCACCTTCGACGACTTCAAGGCGCGCTACCACTCGCTGGACCTGCTGCTGATCGACGACGTGCAGTTCTTCGCGAACAAGGATCGCACGCAGGAAGAATTCTTCAACGCGTTCGAGGCGCTGCTCGCCAAGAAGAGCCATATCGTGATGACGTCGGACACCTACCCCAAGGGTCTGGCCAACATCCACGAACGCCTGGTTTCGCGCTTCGATTCGGGCCTCACCGTGGCGATCGAGCCGCCCGAGCTCGAGATGCGCGTCGCCATCCTGATCAACAAGGCGCGCGCCGAGAACGCCGACATGCCCGAGGAAGTGGCCTTCTTCGTCGCCAAGAACGTGCGCTCCAACGTGCGCGAGCTCGAAGGCGCCCTGCGCAAGATCCTCGCGTACTCGCGCTTCAACCAGAAGGAAGTCTCCATCCAGCTGGCGCGCGAGGCGCTGCGCGACCTGCTGTCGATCCAGAATCGCCAGATCTCGGTGGAAAATATCCAGAAGACGGTGGCCGACTACTACAAGATCAAGGTGGCCGACATGTACAGCAAGAAGCGCCCCGCGAGCATCGCCCGCCCGCGCCAGATTGCGATGTACCTGGCCAAGGAATTGACGCAGAAAAGCCTGCCGGAAATCGGGGAATTGTTCGGTGGCCGCGACCACACCACGGTGCTGCATGCCGTGCGCAAGATCGCGGGCGAGCGCCAGCAATTGACAGAGCTCAATCAGCAACTGCACGTGCTGGAGCAAACCCTCAAGGGGTAA
- the rpmH gene encoding 50S ribosomal protein L34, which yields MKRTYQPSKTRRARTHGFLVRMKTRGGRAVINARRAKGRKRLAV from the coding sequence ATGAAACGTACTTACCAGCCTTCCAAGACCCGCCGCGCACGTACCCACGGCTTCCTGGTTCGCATGAAGACCCGTGGCGGCCGCGCCGTCATCAACGCTCGCCGCGCCAAGGGCCGCAAGCGTCTGGCTGTCTGA
- a CDS encoding ribonuclease P protein component → MHRLKTRPQFQAAMAGGTVSRTQHFVLHRLGLVPPDGDSPRIPAETNTQNGSGSVPREQHDAQALFVVAANEPAGPWLGAMVPKRWARRAVTRNAIKRQIYVAGAAFESQLPLAAHVVRLRTTFDRKQFPSATSDALKAAVRAELEQLFAHAVRRQSRPSSGAPAKAGVPS, encoded by the coding sequence ATGCACCGGTTGAAAACCCGCCCTCAGTTTCAGGCTGCCATGGCGGGTGGAACCGTTTCCCGCACACAGCACTTCGTCCTGCACAGGCTGGGCCTGGTGCCGCCGGACGGTGACTCCCCCAGGATTCCAGCCGAAACGAACACACAGAATGGGTCTGGCAGCGTGCCGCGCGAGCAGCACGATGCGCAGGCCCTGTTTGTCGTGGCCGCCAACGAGCCCGCGGGCCCCTGGCTGGGAGCCATGGTTCCCAAGCGCTGGGCGCGGCGTGCCGTCACGCGCAATGCCATCAAACGGCAGATCTATGTGGCCGGTGCGGCGTTCGAGTCGCAACTGCCGCTGGCCGCGCATGTGGTGCGTCTGCGTACCACCTTCGACCGCAAGCAGTTTCCAAGCGCCACATCCGATGCGCTGAAGGCCGCCGTGCGCGCGGAGCTCGAACAGCTCTTCGCCCATGCCGTGCGCCGCCAGTCCAGGCCATCTTCCGGCGCACCCGCCAAGGCGGGCGTCCCATCATGA
- the yidD gene encoding membrane protein insertion efficiency factor YidD, with translation MVRNMLMGLVRGYRLLLSPWLGSACRFEPTCSVYALGALEKHGAAAGSYLTLRRLARCHPWCDGGHDPVPQDPPRAMRLFSRHLDSSSSSASSSTKTS, from the coding sequence ATCGTGCGCAACATGCTCATGGGGCTGGTGCGTGGCTACCGGCTGCTGCTTAGCCCTTGGCTCGGCTCGGCTTGCCGCTTTGAACCGACCTGTTCGGTTTATGCTCTCGGGGCTTTGGAAAAACATGGCGCGGCGGCCGGCAGCTACTTGACGCTGCGACGCCTGGCGCGCTGTCATCCCTGGTGTGACGGAGGGCACGATCCAGTACCGCAGGATCCGCCGCGCGCAATGCGGCTGTTTTCACGGCACCTGGATTCCTCCTCTTCATCCGCTTCCTCTTCTACGAAGACTTCATGA
- the yidC gene encoding membrane protein insertase YidC, whose protein sequence is MNDIRRTILWVIFAFSLVLLWDKWQVHNGHKATFFPVPEQQAAKAANAAASADATVPTATTAAASGAAGASAVPGADAAAPVANAAPRQDVVITTDVLRLTFDSEGGTLKHAELLKYFDKSEPPKPVVLFDDSATHKYLGQTGLIGGTFPTHKTAMTVQPGARELKDGQDSVQLRFESAEVGGVKLVKTYTIKRGAYDVAVQHDVVNNSGAAVNPRLYMQLVRDGSESGDQTPFYSTFTGPAVYTAEKKYQKVTFKDIENNKVSVEKTSNAGYVAMVQHYFASAWLLADDTQRENFVNKVGNNLYAVGMMTPVGTVEPGQTKSVSARLFAGPQIEPMLEAQAPGLELVKDYGWLTILAKPLYWLLSKLHGFIGNWGWSIVALVLLLKVAFYWLNAKAYASMAKMKAINPRIQEMRERLKDKPQQMQQEMMRIYREEKVNPMGGCLPILVQIPVFMALYWVLQSSVEIRNAPWIGWIHDLSVPDPFFILPLLMTLSSLLQTALNPAPPDPMQAKLMWIMPLMFSVMFFFFPAGLVLYWLTNNILSIAQQWIINTRMGVPPQFNLPKFK, encoded by the coding sequence ATGAACGACATTCGCCGCACCATACTGTGGGTGATATTTGCCTTCTCGCTGGTTCTCCTGTGGGACAAGTGGCAAGTACATAACGGCCACAAGGCCACCTTCTTCCCCGTGCCTGAGCAGCAGGCCGCCAAGGCCGCCAATGCGGCGGCTTCCGCCGATGCCACCGTGCCGACGGCGACGACGGCTGCCGCCTCGGGCGCTGCCGGTGCATCGGCCGTGCCGGGTGCCGACGCGGCCGCGCCTGTGGCCAATGCCGCACCGCGCCAGGACGTGGTCATCACCACCGACGTGCTGCGCCTGACCTTCGACAGCGAGGGCGGCACGCTCAAGCATGCCGAGCTGCTCAAGTACTTCGACAAGTCCGAGCCGCCCAAGCCCGTGGTGCTGTTCGACGACTCGGCGACGCACAAGTATCTCGGCCAGACCGGCCTGATCGGCGGCACCTTCCCGACCCACAAGACCGCGATGACCGTGCAACCCGGCGCCCGCGAGCTCAAGGACGGCCAGGACTCCGTGCAGCTGCGCTTCGAATCCGCCGAAGTCGGCGGCGTGAAGCTGGTCAAGACCTACACCATCAAGCGCGGCGCCTACGACGTGGCCGTGCAGCACGATGTGGTGAACAACAGCGGCGCCGCCGTGAACCCGCGCCTGTACATGCAGCTGGTGCGCGACGGCTCCGAGTCGGGCGACCAGACGCCCTTCTACTCGACGTTCACCGGCCCTGCCGTGTACACGGCCGAGAAGAAGTACCAGAAGGTCACCTTCAAGGACATCGAGAACAACAAGGTCAGCGTGGAGAAGACCTCCAACGCCGGCTATGTGGCGATGGTGCAGCACTACTTCGCGAGCGCCTGGCTGCTGGCCGATGACACGCAGCGTGAAAACTTCGTGAACAAGGTCGGCAACAACCTCTACGCCGTCGGCATGATGACGCCCGTGGGCACGGTCGAGCCGGGCCAGACCAAGTCGGTCTCCGCGCGCCTTTTCGCCGGCCCGCAGATCGAGCCGATGCTGGAAGCCCAGGCCCCCGGCCTGGAACTGGTCAAGGACTATGGCTGGCTGACCATCCTGGCCAAGCCGCTGTACTGGCTGCTGTCCAAGCTGCACGGTTTCATCGGTAACTGGGGTTGGTCGATCGTGGCGCTGGTGCTGCTGCTGAAGGTCGCCTTCTACTGGCTGAACGCCAAGGCCTATGCCTCGATGGCCAAGATGAAGGCCATCAACCCGCGCATCCAGGAAATGCGCGAGCGCCTGAAGGACAAGCCGCAGCAGATGCAGCAGGAGATGATGCGCATCTACCGCGAGGAAAAGGTCAATCCGATGGGCGGCTGCCTGCCCATCCTGGTGCAGATTCCCGTGTTCATGGCACTTTATTGGGTGCTGCAATCGAGCGTGGAAATCCGCAATGCGCCATGGATCGGCTGGATCCACGACCTTTCGGTGCCCGATCCGTTCTTCATCCTGCCGCTGCTGATGACCCTGTCCTCGCTGCTGCAGACCGCGCTGAACCCCGCACCGCCGGATCCGATGCAGGCCAAGCTGATGTGGATCATGCCGCTGATGTTCTCGGTGATGTTCTTCTTCTTCCCGGCCGGCCTCGTGCTGTACTGGCTGACGAACAACATCCTGTCCATCGCGCAGCAGTGGATCATCAACACGCGCATGGGTGTGCCGCCGCAGTTCAACTTGCCCAAGTTCAAGTGA
- a CDS encoding ABC transporter substrate-binding protein — MNRGASFKRGALVAAMLFTMAATASAVTLRTAGANDILTTDPMAQNHQTTHAYMQQVYESLVRYDDKYQTVPALATKWTQVSPTQVRFELRKGVKFHDGAPFTADDVVFSLTRAGTKPSNMIAAVASIQEAKKVDDFTVDLILKGPNPTLLRDLTEARIMNKAWAEKNNSVKSQDYASKEENYASRNANGTGPFQLVSWQPDVKLTLKKNANWWDKPRGNIDEVVFTPIKSAATRTAALISGQVDVVIDPPPQDLARMKASPDIKILEGAENRTIYLGLDQFRDELPGAGTPGKNPLKDKRVRQAMYQAIDIAGIHDRTMRGLSVNAGTMVAPMVHGWSKELDARASKYDVDAAKKLLADAGYPNGFSLTLECPNDRYVNDEAICQAVTAMWTRIGVKTNLKTAPMAQFVTRVMNAEVNAYLFGWGVATFDSLYSLDALMATKDGKGVGTYNAGRFSDAKLDGMINQIKVEMDAPKRDALINDALKLVKDEYYYLPVHHQIRPWAMRKGVTTQHRADDRLMLNWTTLN; from the coding sequence ATGAATCGAGGAGCGAGCTTCAAGCGAGGCGCATTGGTCGCGGCCATGCTGTTCACCATGGCCGCAACGGCCAGCGCGGTCACGCTGCGCACGGCAGGTGCCAACGACATTCTCACCACCGACCCGATGGCGCAGAATCACCAGACCACGCACGCCTACATGCAGCAGGTGTACGAAAGCCTGGTGCGCTATGACGACAAGTACCAGACCGTTCCCGCGCTCGCGACCAAGTGGACCCAGGTGTCCCCAACCCAGGTGCGCTTCGAACTGCGCAAGGGCGTCAAGTTCCATGATGGTGCGCCTTTCACCGCCGACGACGTGGTGTTCTCCCTGACCCGCGCGGGCACCAAGCCATCGAACATGATCGCTGCCGTCGCGAGCATCCAGGAAGCAAAGAAGGTCGACGACTTCACCGTCGACCTGATCCTCAAGGGCCCGAACCCCACGCTGCTGCGCGACCTGACCGAGGCTCGCATCATGAACAAGGCCTGGGCCGAGAAGAACAACTCCGTCAAGTCGCAGGACTACGCGAGCAAGGAAGAAAACTACGCCTCGCGCAACGCCAACGGCACCGGCCCGTTCCAGCTGGTCAGCTGGCAGCCCGACGTGAAGCTCACGCTCAAGAAGAACGCCAACTGGTGGGACAAGCCCCGGGGCAATATCGATGAGGTGGTGTTCACTCCCATCAAGTCGGCCGCCACGCGTACCGCGGCGCTGATCTCCGGACAGGTCGACGTCGTGATCGACCCGCCGCCACAGGACCTGGCGCGCATGAAGGCCAGCCCCGACATCAAGATCCTCGAAGGCGCGGAAAACCGCACCATCTACCTGGGCCTCGACCAGTTCCGCGACGAACTGCCGGGCGCTGGCACACCCGGCAAGAACCCGCTCAAGGACAAGCGCGTGCGCCAGGCCATGTACCAGGCCATCGACATTGCCGGCATCCATGACCGCACCATGCGCGGCCTGTCGGTCAACGCCGGCACCATGGTTGCGCCCATGGTGCATGGCTGGTCCAAGGAGCTTGATGCGCGCGCCTCGAAGTACGACGTCGACGCCGCCAAGAAGCTGCTGGCCGACGCGGGCTACCCGAACGGCTTCTCGCTCACGCTGGAATGCCCGAACGATCGCTACGTCAACGACGAAGCCATCTGCCAGGCCGTGACCGCGATGTGGACGCGCATCGGCGTGAAGACCAACCTCAAGACCGCACCGATGGCCCAGTTCGTCACCCGCGTGATGAATGCCGAGGTCAATGCCTACCTGTTCGGCTGGGGCGTCGCCACGTTCGACTCGCTGTACTCGCTCGACGCACTCATGGCCACCAAGGACGGCAAGGGCGTGGGCACCTACAACGCCGGCCGCTTCAGCGACGCGAAGCTCGACGGCATGATCAACCAGATCAAGGTCGAGATGGACGCACCGAAGCGCGATGCGCTGATCAACGACGCGCTCAAGCTGGTCAAGGACGAGTACTACTACCTCCCGGTCCACCACCAGATCCGCCCCTGGGCCATGCGCAAGGGCGTGACCACGCAGCACCGCGCGGACGACCGCCTGATGCTGAACTGGACGACGCTGAACTGA
- the cas6f gene encoding type I-F CRISPR-associated endoribonuclease Cas6/Csy4, with the protein MTTHYLDIHLLRDPEFGQPQLLGALISKLHRALVQQENTLIGISFPEHIDAPASRRTLGSLLRLHGHPAALGELMSMNWLRGMRDHVEYGPIAQAPADAQHRVVQRRQFKTNAARLRRRRMHRHGETIDEAQTAIPDTVEQRPHLPYVQLRSSSTGQPFCLFIEHGLPTQEAHQGNFNTYGLSASATIPWF; encoded by the coding sequence ATGACCACGCATTACCTCGATATCCATCTTCTGCGCGACCCCGAGTTCGGCCAGCCACAGCTCCTGGGTGCCCTGATTTCCAAGCTGCATCGTGCTCTGGTCCAGCAGGAAAACACGCTGATCGGCATCAGCTTTCCCGAACATATTGATGCTCCAGCCAGCCGTCGCACCCTGGGCAGCTTGCTGCGCCTGCACGGGCACCCAGCAGCACTGGGTGAACTGATGTCCATGAACTGGCTCAGGGGGATGCGCGACCACGTCGAATACGGGCCCATCGCTCAAGCACCGGCCGACGCACAACACCGAGTCGTGCAGCGGCGACAGTTCAAGACCAACGCCGCCCGCCTACGCCGCCGTCGCATGCATCGACATGGAGAAACCATCGACGAGGCCCAAACCGCCATCCCCGACACCGTGGAGCAGCGCCCCCATCTGCCCTATGTTCAACTGCGCAGCAGCAGCACGGGACAGCCATTCTGCCTATTTATTGAGCACGGCCTGCCGACACAGGAAGCCCATCAAGGCAACTTCAACACCTATGGCCTAAGTGCGAGTGCCACGATTCCGTGGTTCTGA